Proteins from a genomic interval of Kitasatospora herbaricolor:
- a CDS encoding cytochrome P450 family protein, protein MTRPEVIKQLLTDGSLAKNPRRHWPDWIDGTIGADWPLASWVAVESMFTSDGADHQRLRALTAPAFGPRRIDALRPQVRAIVTRLIDDLRTAAPGEEVDLHARLAYPLPTTLICDLFGVPEEQRPEMRRVVDGVLDTTAAPDQAQANLDDLFAAMHRLVADKRNTPGDDMTSELIAARDATGSQLTEQELVSTLILMIGAGSETAVNLIDHATALLLSHPEQLAQVHRGDATWRDVIEETLRLEPPIMHLPLHYAAQDIDLGEDVLIRTGTPVLLGFGAAGRDPHLHPDRPNDFDLTRPDKSHLAFGHGRHYCLGASLGVLEAEEALTALFRAFPDVRLAVGREQLLPQESFISNALRALPVLLAPAA, encoded by the coding sequence GTGACCCGCCCCGAGGTCATCAAGCAGCTCCTCACCGACGGAAGCCTCGCCAAGAACCCGCGCCGCCACTGGCCCGACTGGATCGACGGCACCATCGGCGCCGACTGGCCCCTCGCCAGCTGGGTCGCGGTGGAGTCGATGTTCACCAGCGACGGAGCCGACCACCAGCGGCTGCGCGCCCTGACCGCACCCGCCTTCGGCCCCCGCCGCATCGACGCCCTGCGGCCCCAGGTCCGCGCGATCGTCACCCGCCTCATCGACGACCTGCGCACCGCCGCGCCGGGCGAGGAGGTCGACCTCCACGCCCGGCTCGCCTACCCGCTGCCCACCACCCTGATCTGCGACCTTTTCGGCGTCCCCGAGGAACAGCGGCCCGAGATGCGGCGCGTGGTCGACGGCGTCCTGGACACCACCGCCGCCCCCGACCAGGCGCAGGCCAACCTGGACGACCTGTTCGCCGCGATGCACCGCCTGGTCGCCGACAAGCGGAACACCCCGGGCGACGACATGACCAGTGAACTGATCGCCGCCCGCGACGCCACCGGGTCCCAGCTCACCGAGCAGGAACTCGTCTCGACCCTGATCCTCATGATCGGCGCCGGGTCCGAGACCGCGGTCAACCTGATCGACCACGCCACCGCGCTGCTCCTGTCCCACCCCGAGCAGCTCGCCCAGGTCCACCGCGGCGATGCGACCTGGCGTGACGTCATCGAGGAGACGCTGCGCCTCGAGCCGCCGATCATGCACCTGCCGCTGCACTACGCGGCGCAGGACATCGACCTGGGCGAGGACGTGCTCATCCGCACAGGTACGCCGGTCCTCCTCGGGTTCGGCGCCGCCGGCCGCGACCCGCACCTGCATCCCGACCGCCCGAACGACTTCGACCTGACGCGCCCCGACAAGTCCCACCTGGCGTTCGGACATGGCCGCCACTACTGCCTGGGTGCGTCCCTGGGCGTCCTGGAGGCCGAGGAGGCCCTCACCGCCCTGTTCCGCGCGTTCCCGGACGTGCGCCTCGCTGTGGGCCGCGAGCAGCTGCTGCCCCAGGAGTCGTTCATATCGAACGCGCTACGCGCCCTGCCCGTCCTCCTGGCCCCCGCCGCGTAG